A region from the Phoenix dactylifera cultivar Barhee BC4 unplaced genomic scaffold, palm_55x_up_171113_PBpolish2nd_filt_p 000745F, whole genome shotgun sequence genome encodes:
- the LOC103717647 gene encoding probable serine/threonine-protein kinase WNK1 gives MMGAKAQVSDYPEFLEVDPTGRYGRYNEILGRGASKTVYRAFDEYEGIEVAWNQVKLYDFLQSPEDLERLYCEIHLLKTLRHKNIMKFYTSWVDTSKRNINFITEMFTSGTLRQYRQKHRRVSIRAVKHWCRQILRGLLYLHSHDPPIIHRDLKCDNIFINGNQGEVKIGDLGLAAILRKSHAVHCVGTPEFMAPEVYEEEYNELVDIYSFGMCILEMVTFEYPYSECTHPAQIYKKVISGTKPEALYRVKDPEVRQFVEKCLAAASRRLPARELLKDPFLQIDDRGMVYGEGELSDMGRIVRQPSLNLLLSSDSSYTNGFSSSLHRETEIENGWGCHAAGMEIHGMDLFNSQEDEALANVDITIKGRRGEDGGIFLRLRIADKDGRVRNVYFPFDIEADTALSVATEMVAELDITDHEVTRIAEMIDGEVVSLVPEWKPGPGIEEMPGAPTASFCQNCASNASSCGSLMDYLSLKSPGCANVQSIHCSNLECAAMHGRFEERTYQVEGSEDNVTEGAPVLSTSQSDNCSDDEGDQAEDERVAHINGYLQSESTKSSGHSYSGSNQQHCLEVPELRFGSPRPDISDDYENEIHQELRWLKAKYQAELREYRNRHLGESGRALHPSPEFGNGEMRVENGAAGSLLLEHSQTSENKTMKSFHLGMHFSFHIPCGDAEPGPGKKSFPADSNESRPVLGARRARDCEANAESSPEMFTAKNFYAGAPLLCRTKSLPADAVDV, from the exons ATGATGGGTGCAAAGGCCCAGGTGTCAGATTACCCAGAATTTTTAGAGGTCGATCCCACGGGAAGATATGGCAGG TACAATGAGATCCTTGGCAGGGGAGCTTCAAAGACAGT TTACAGGGCTTTTGATGAGTATGAAGGGATTGAGGTGGCATGGAACCAGGTGAAGCTCTATGACTTCCTTCAGAGTCCTGAGGACCTGGAGAGGCTCTACTGTGAGATCCACCTCCTCAAGACCCTCAGGCACAAGAACATCATGAAGTTCTACACCTCCTGGGTCGACACCTCCAAGAGGAACATCAATTTTATCACCGAGATGTTCACCTCCGGCACCCTCAGGCA GTACAGGCAGAAGCATAGGAGGGTGAGCATCAGGGCAGTGAAGCATTGGTGCAGGCAGATCTTGAGGGGCCTCCTCTACCTCCACAGCCATGACCCCCCCATCATTCACAGGGACCTCAAGTGCGACAACATCTTCATCAATGGGAACCAAGGGGAGGTCAAGATCggcgacctcggcctcgccgccaTCCTCCGGAAGTCGCACGCCGTCCATTGCGTAG GCACACCGGAATTCATGGCCCCCGAGGTGTATGAGGAGGAATACAATGAATTGGTGGATATATACTCTTTTGGGATGTGTATCTTGGAGATGGTCACCTTCGAGTACCCTTACAGCGAATGCACGCATCCGGCGCAGATCTACAAGAAAGTTATCTCA GGGACCAAGCCTGAAGCTCTGTATCGAGTTAAGGATCCCGAGGTGAGGCAATTCGTGGAAAAATGCTTGGCCGCAGCTTCCCGAAGGCTTCCTGCGAGAGAGCTTCTCAAGGACCCATTTCTCCAAATCGATGATCGCGGTATGGTCTATGGAGAGGGAGAATTGAGCGACATGGGCCGGATTGTGAGGCAACCTTCTCTTAATCTCCTTCTAAGTAGCGATTCTTCGTACACTAATGGATTCTCCAGCAGTCTCCACCGAGAAACAGAGATAGAAAATGGGTGGGGCTGCCATGCTGCTGGCATGGAAATCCATGGAATGGACCTTTTCAATAGCCAAGAAGACGAAGCACTGGCTAATGTAGATATCACAATCAAGGGAAGGAGGGGAGAAGATGGGGGCATTTTTCTGAGGCTCAGGATTGCAGATAAAGACG GCCGTGTGCGCAACGTATACTTCCCCTTCGACATCGAAGCTGATACTGCATTGAGTGTTGCGACGGAGATGGTTGCGGAGTTGGATATAACTGATCATGAAGTAACTAGAATAGCAGAAATGATCGACGGAGAGGTAGTGTCCCTGGTGCCGGAATGGAAACCAGGACCTGGAATAGAAGAAATGCCAGGAGCTCCTACTGCAAGTTTCTGTCAGAATTGTGCATCCAATGCCTCATCATGCGGTTCGCTCATGGACTACCTTTCACTCAAGTCTCCAGGCTGTGCTAATGTGCAATCCATTCATTGTTCCAATCTCGAGTGTGCTGCGATGCATGGCCGGTTCGAAGAGAGAACGTACCAAGTCGAGGGATCTGAGGATAATGTGACCGAGGGAGCACCGGTGCTGTCTACCAGCCAATCGGATAATTGCTCGGACGATGAAGGTGACCAAGCTGAGGATGAGAGGGTTGCACACATCAATGGCTATCTACAGAGCGAAAGTACGAAGTCGTCGGGCCATTCGTATTCTGGTTCCAACCAACAGCATTGCCTCGAGGTACCGGAATTAAGATTCGGCTCTCCTCGACCTGATATATCAGATGATTATGAAAATGAGATCCATCAAGAATTGAGATGGCTCAAGGCAAAGTACCAGGCAGAGCTAAGAGAGTACAGGAATCGACACTTGGGAGAATCAGGAAGAGCTTTGCATCCATCCCCGGAATTTGGCAACGGGGAAATGAGAGTGGAGAATGGTGCTGCAGGTTCCTTGCTCCTTGAACATTCACAAACTTCAGAAAACAAGACAATGAAATCCTTTCATTTGGGAATGCATTTTTCATTTCACATCCCTTGTGGCGACGCAGAACCAGGCCCCGGAAAGAAGAGTTTTCCAGCCGATAGCAATGAGAGCCGCCCCGTTTTGGGAGCCCGAAGGGCCCGAGATTGCGAGGCGAATGCTGAGAGCAGCCCTGAGATGTTCACAGCAAAGAATTTCTATGCGGGAGCTCCTCTGCTTTGCAGAACCAAGTCCCTCCCTGCTGATGCAGTGGATGTTTGA